One Thermococcus eurythermalis DNA segment encodes these proteins:
- the tdt gene encoding TDT family transporter, whose product MERVRNFNPAWFASVMGTGAVAIASYKYSSYWSPLKEVGIALTYLNVVLYVALLIPWILRWILYRKDALEDLRHPSKGHFYGTSGAATIVLAAQFLAVLHNQTVAWYLWLWGLVLTFIFAFWMSYEVFIAGEVDLRHLSPAWYIPPVALVILPFGAAFTRTTTGYTQEFVTIVNYLGWGAGFFLYLVLYAVVTLRFIRHELMPPQMAPLIWMNLGPIGASITALFALVNNSSIATSKDPLFIFAFFLWGLGFWWLIMAVALTLHYIRNMSLPYSLSWWAFIFPLGAFTNATMDLGSVFGLELMRLFGYCLLWLLLALWSVTFVKTLKMSLTRS is encoded by the coding sequence ATGGAGAGAGTTAGGAACTTCAACCCCGCATGGTTCGCGAGCGTCATGGGAACCGGCGCAGTGGCAATTGCCTCCTACAAGTACTCCTCATACTGGAGCCCCCTGAAGGAAGTGGGAATCGCCCTGACGTACCTGAACGTCGTCCTCTACGTAGCTCTACTCATCCCGTGGATTCTGAGGTGGATTCTATATAGGAAGGACGCCTTGGAAGACCTCAGACACCCATCGAAGGGGCACTTCTACGGAACGAGTGGAGCGGCCACGATTGTTTTAGCGGCCCAGTTCTTGGCGGTACTGCACAACCAGACTGTGGCGTGGTACCTCTGGCTCTGGGGGCTTGTCCTGACGTTCATCTTCGCGTTCTGGATGTCCTACGAGGTTTTCATAGCGGGTGAAGTTGACCTCAGGCACCTCTCACCCGCTTGGTACATTCCGCCCGTTGCCCTCGTTATACTCCCCTTCGGGGCGGCCTTCACGAGAACGACAACGGGCTACACTCAGGAGTTCGTCACAATCGTTAACTACCTCGGCTGGGGCGCGGGTTTCTTCCTGTACCTCGTCCTCTATGCCGTCGTGACGCTCCGCTTCATAAGGCACGAGCTGATGCCACCGCAGATGGCCCCGCTCATATGGATGAACCTCGGACCCATCGGAGCCAGCATCACGGCCCTCTTTGCCCTCGTGAACAACTCGAGCATAGCGACCTCGAAGGACCCGCTCTTCATATTCGCCTTCTTCCTGTGGGGGCTCGGCTTCTGGTGGCTGATTATGGCGGTGGCCTTAACTCTCCACTACATCAGAAACATGAGCCTGCCCTATAGCCTCTCGTGGTGGGCCTTCATCTTCCCGCTCGGAGCCTTCACGAACGCAACAATGGACCTGGGAAGTGTCTTCGGGCTTGAGCTGATGAGGCTCTTCGGCTACTGCCTGCTTTGGTTACTGCTCGCCCTCTGGTCAGTGACGTTCGTAAAAACTTTAAAGATGAGCCTCACCCGTTCGTGA
- a CDS encoding sulfite exporter TauE/SafE family protein: MNYPELALIAFILSIVFSIGGVGSAIAIVPVMGWLGVPLMTAKPTGLFINTLSMFSATLKNIKHGKLDHRFGLPILIVATAMAPVGAYTGKFIPKVHVLWVFVAFLIYSGTMMIFFRPRRRGGGGNHIVEGSLIGGIAGFLGGLLGVGGGGIISPALIMLGYEPKKVAATTALVVFFSSLSGFLTYWGMGTLDWELLLWVSIPAIAGGWLGTHLMHFKMSSEQVKKVIGVIMYLIALKTLLVAMG; encoded by the coding sequence ATGAACTACCCAGAGCTGGCGCTCATAGCCTTCATCCTGAGCATCGTCTTTTCAATCGGTGGGGTAGGTTCAGCGATAGCGATAGTCCCAGTCATGGGCTGGCTGGGAGTACCTCTTATGACTGCCAAGCCCACTGGTCTCTTCATAAACACGCTCTCCATGTTTTCAGCCACCCTCAAGAACATAAAGCACGGGAAGCTCGACCACCGCTTCGGGCTCCCGATTTTAATCGTCGCAACGGCGATGGCCCCTGTTGGAGCCTACACGGGCAAGTTCATTCCCAAGGTCCACGTCCTCTGGGTTTTTGTCGCGTTTCTCATCTATTCGGGCACGATGATGATTTTCTTCAGGCCCAGAAGAAGAGGGGGCGGTGGAAACCACATTGTCGAGGGCTCTCTCATCGGAGGAATAGCGGGCTTCCTCGGCGGCCTCCTCGGCGTCGGCGGGGGCGGGATAATCAGCCCCGCCCTCATAATGCTCGGCTACGAACCGAAAAAAGTCGCCGCAACGACCGCGCTGGTCGTGTTCTTCTCATCGCTGAGCGGGTTCCTGACCTACTGGGGGATGGGAACGCTGGACTGGGAACTGCTCCTCTGGGTTTCGATTCCAGCTATAGCGGGAGGCTGGCTGGGAACTCATCTCATGCACTTCAAGATGAGCTCGGAGCAGGTAAAAAAGGTGATAGGGGTCATAATGTACCTGATAGCCCTGAAAACGCTCCTCGTGGCTATGGGTTGA
- a CDS encoding 4Fe-4S dicluster domain-containing protein — MSGGEAPVIGKDALGRPVKDLSVIPWWGVDRKDIEWYPKINYDRCAGCGICFITCGRRVFDWDREKGKPVVARPYNCMVGCSTCATLCPCDAIEFPPKEYVKKLIIENNIIRKAFDITKPLREKKEEKVEGTESEFNP, encoded by the coding sequence ATGTCCGGAGGAGAAGCTCCCGTCATAGGGAAAGATGCCCTTGGAAGGCCAGTCAAAGACCTGAGCGTCATCCCCTGGTGGGGCGTTGACAGGAAGGATATAGAGTGGTACCCGAAGATAAACTACGACAGATGCGCGGGGTGTGGAATCTGCTTTATAACCTGTGGAAGGCGCGTCTTCGACTGGGACAGGGAGAAAGGGAAGCCCGTCGTTGCGAGGCCCTACAACTGTATGGTCGGCTGTTCAACGTGCGCAACGCTCTGCCCCTGCGACGCGATAGAGTTCCCGCCGAAGGAGTATGTCAAAAAGCTCATCATCGAGAACAACATAATAAGAAAGGCCTTCGATATAACGAAGCCACTGAGGGAGAAAAAGGAGGAAAAGGTGGAGGGAACCGAGAGCGAGTTCAACCCATAG
- a CDS encoding GbsR/MarR family transcriptional regulator, whose product MKARTERRKFIEIVERIMVRWGYTATDGKVYAILLLSNRPMTIAELAKETGLSRSSISVALSRLVREYLVTCRREGRTKYFTAVPAFLEKFLHQPRETLEREVRPLEKIVESMIEKSDDEMRGRLEAVLSDLKKLECVLERIIRLEEEESECLTNG is encoded by the coding sequence ATGAAGGCTAGAACGGAGCGCAGGAAGTTCATAGAGATTGTCGAGCGAATCATGGTTCGCTGGGGTTACACGGCGACCGATGGAAAAGTGTACGCAATCCTACTGCTCTCTAACAGGCCGATGACGATAGCCGAGCTCGCGAAAGAAACGGGTTTGAGCCGCTCTTCGATATCCGTCGCCCTAAGCCGTCTCGTCAGGGAATACCTCGTAACCTGCAGGAGAGAGGGAAGGACGAAGTATTTCACCGCGGTTCCCGCGTTCCTTGAGAAGTTCCTCCACCAGCCAAGGGAAACGCTTGAACGCGAGGTCCGCCCTCTGGAAAAAATCGTTGAGTCCATGATTGAAAAGAGTGACGACGAGATGAGAGGCAGGCTGGAGGCGGTTCTCAGCGACCTGAAAAAGCTTGAGTGCGTTCTCGAACGCATAATCCGTCTGGAAGAAGAGGAAAGTGAGTGCCTCACGAACGGGTGA